One region of Luteolibacter rhizosphaerae genomic DNA includes:
- a CDS encoding phosphodiester glycosidase family protein yields the protein MLRLPAAAVLLSLVSCTGRGPSPLEQIPIAASPEAPAKQEVAAAPAPAPPPVPDSPRRAPLAFRTSIGGVSISGISYDSRSHRIAVADQDGGPGSKWPDAEAAARAYSGIAAINGGFFTPEGKPLGLVVSGGKKSGSINRASSLGAGMFAEENPPALVRRERSSNSGEILQSGPFLVENSRAIGGLSPQSSSARSFIAWDGGSGWILARTGSCSLSQLGTALAGAELGGVKIRSALNLDGGRSSDLWVGSSAAGGPLRERPLWNKPVRNFLVLIPRN from the coding sequence GTGCTCCGCTTGCCTGCCGCCGCCGTTCTTTTGAGCTTGGTCTCCTGCACCGGAAGGGGTCCCTCGCCGCTTGAACAGATTCCCATCGCCGCGTCACCCGAAGCACCGGCCAAGCAGGAGGTCGCAGCCGCTCCCGCCCCGGCACCGCCACCTGTCCCGGATTCCCCGCGCCGCGCTCCCCTCGCCTTCCGCACATCCATCGGCGGCGTCTCCATCAGCGGTATCAGCTACGACAGTCGCTCGCATCGCATCGCCGTGGCCGATCAAGACGGCGGACCCGGCTCCAAGTGGCCCGATGCTGAAGCCGCCGCCAGAGCCTACAGCGGCATCGCCGCGATCAACGGCGGCTTCTTCACCCCGGAGGGCAAACCGCTCGGGCTCGTCGTCTCGGGCGGCAAAAAATCGGGCAGCATCAACCGCGCCTCCTCGCTCGGAGCCGGCATGTTCGCGGAGGAGAATCCACCCGCCCTCGTCCGCCGCGAGCGCTCCAGCAATTCCGGTGAGATCCTCCAATCCGGCCCCTTCCTCGTGGAGAATTCCCGCGCCATCGGCGGCCTCAGCCCCCAGAGCTCCAGCGCCCGCAGCTTCATCGCTTGGGATGGCGGCTCCGGCTGGATCCTCGCTCGCACCGGCTCCTGCTCGCTCTCCCAGTTGGGCACCGCCCTCGCCGGCGCCGAGCTCGGCGGAGTGAAAATCAGAAGCGCCCTCAATCTGGACGGTGGCCGCTCCTCCGACCTCTGGGTCGGCTCCTCCGCAGCCGGTGGCCCGCTGCGCGAGCGCCCGCTCTGGAACAAGCCGGTGCGCAACTTCCTCGTCCTGATCCCGCGTAACTGA
- a CDS encoding phosphatidylinositol-specific phospholipase C1-like protein: MRLLPALVLGLLSLASAEETRLNQIQAIGSHNSYHVAPPKELLETITKFNKSAAAWDYTHPPLPEQLDMGIRQFELDIFADTKGGLFSKPSMLGVARMAGAKDLTFDPEGKLANPGFKVLHVPDIDCWSNAPTLKGALEDMKAWSDKHPGHLPVMILLECKDQPQPPLPTKPEKLTRELLMDLEEEILTAIPKDRILRPDDVRGDSESLREAVLRKGWPTLESLRGKFLFCLDNTDAIRARYLEGNPTLEDRLIFVSAPQDEHPAAAWFKCNDPEREQDRIRKLVQQGFLVRTRSDTNKPDDKMRKAAFESGAQWVSSDLFRPDHKDRVSFGGKTTRANPVSGDAKMKIEP, from the coding sequence ATGCGCCTGCTCCCCGCCCTTGTGCTCGGCCTGCTGTCCCTCGCCTCCGCGGAGGAAACCCGATTGAACCAGATCCAAGCGATTGGCAGCCACAACTCCTACCATGTCGCCCCGCCGAAGGAGCTCTTGGAGACGATCACGAAGTTTAACAAAAGCGCTGCAGCGTGGGACTACACCCACCCACCCCTCCCGGAGCAACTCGACATGGGCATTCGACAGTTCGAGCTCGATATCTTCGCCGATACCAAGGGCGGCCTGTTCTCGAAGCCGAGCATGCTGGGAGTCGCGCGGATGGCCGGAGCCAAAGACCTGACCTTCGATCCCGAGGGCAAGCTCGCCAACCCGGGCTTCAAGGTGCTGCACGTCCCCGATATCGATTGCTGGAGCAACGCCCCCACGCTCAAGGGCGCGCTCGAAGACATGAAGGCTTGGTCCGACAAGCATCCTGGCCACCTGCCGGTGATGATCCTGCTGGAGTGCAAGGACCAGCCGCAGCCGCCCCTGCCAACCAAGCCGGAGAAGCTGACCCGCGAGCTTCTGATGGACTTGGAGGAGGAGATCCTGACCGCGATCCCGAAGGACCGCATCCTCCGCCCCGATGACGTCCGCGGCGACTCGGAAAGCCTGCGCGAAGCCGTCCTCAGGAAGGGCTGGCCGACACTCGAAAGCCTGCGCGGCAAGTTCCTCTTCTGCCTCGATAACACCGACGCGATCCGCGCCCGCTACCTTGAAGGCAACCCGACTTTGGAAGACCGTCTGATCTTCGTCAGCGCCCCGCAAGACGAGCACCCCGCCGCCGCGTGGTTCAAGTGCAACGACCCCGAGCGCGAACAGGACCGCATCCGGAAACTGGTGCAGCAGGGCTTCCTGGTCCGCACCCGCTCCGACACGAACAAGCCCGATGACAAGATGCGCAAGGCCGCCTTCGAAAGCGGTGCGCAATGGGTGAGCAGCGACCTCTTCCGCCCGGATCACAAGGATCGCGTCAGCTTCGGTGGCAAGACGACCCGGGCGAACCCGGTCTCCGGCGACGCCAAGATGAAGATCGAGCCGTGA
- the ychF gene encoding redox-regulated ATPase YchF, with amino-acid sequence MLKAGIVGLPNVGKSTLFNAVTRSRKAEAANYPFCTIDPNVGIVVVPDSRLAVLSKISGSQKLVPTAIEFVDIAGLVKGASEGAGLGNQFLANIRETDAIVQVVRCFENDDIIHELGTVDPIRDIEIINAELILADIAAMEKRRVSREKKGKGGDKEAKAEVELIDKLLPHLNDGKPALTFSLSDAERELMKDFFLLSDKKTIFACNVAEDELAGAMADPDSHPWVAKVRKFAAEAHGAEAVVISAKIEEELVDLTPEEAAEMLGEMGISDSGVSALIRAVYHLLGLRTYLTTGVQETRAWTIHEGDKAPAAAGVIHTDFERGFIAAEVVHYDDLVAAGSKHGAKEAGKLRIEGKEYVVKDGDVIEFRFNVSK; translated from the coding sequence ATGCTGAAAGCCGGAATCGTCGGACTCCCGAATGTCGGTAAGTCCACTCTCTTCAACGCCGTCACCCGTTCCCGCAAGGCGGAGGCGGCCAACTACCCCTTCTGCACCATCGATCCGAATGTCGGCATCGTGGTCGTGCCCGATTCCCGGCTCGCCGTGCTTTCGAAGATCTCCGGCTCCCAGAAGCTGGTGCCCACCGCGATCGAGTTCGTGGACATCGCCGGTCTGGTGAAGGGTGCCTCGGAAGGTGCCGGTCTCGGCAACCAGTTCCTCGCGAACATCCGCGAGACCGATGCCATCGTGCAGGTGGTGCGCTGCTTCGAGAACGACGACATCATTCACGAACTCGGCACCGTCGATCCGATCCGCGATATCGAGATCATCAATGCCGAGCTGATCCTCGCCGACATCGCCGCGATGGAGAAGCGCCGCGTCTCTCGCGAGAAGAAAGGCAAGGGCGGCGATAAGGAAGCGAAGGCGGAGGTCGAGCTGATCGACAAGCTCCTGCCCCACCTCAACGACGGCAAGCCCGCGCTGACCTTCTCGCTCTCCGACGCGGAACGCGAGCTGATGAAGGATTTCTTCCTGCTCTCGGATAAGAAGACCATCTTCGCCTGCAACGTCGCGGAAGACGAACTCGCCGGTGCCATGGCCGATCCCGACTCGCACCCTTGGGTCGCCAAGGTCCGCAAGTTCGCCGCCGAAGCCCACGGGGCCGAGGCCGTCGTCATCTCCGCCAAGATCGAGGAAGAACTGGTCGACCTCACTCCCGAGGAAGCCGCTGAAATGCTCGGCGAAATGGGCATCTCGGATTCCGGCGTCTCCGCCCTCATCCGTGCTGTCTATCACCTCCTCGGCCTGCGCACCTACCTCACCACCGGCGTGCAGGAAACCCGCGCCTGGACCATCCACGAAGGCGACAAGGCACCCGCCGCCGCGGGTGTCATCCACACCGACTTCGAGCGCGGCTTCATCGCCGCGGAAGTGGTGCACTACGACGACCTCGTCGCCGCCGGCTCCAAGCACGGCGCCAAGGAAGCCGGCAAGCTCCGCATCGAAGGCAAGGAATACGTCGTCAAGGATGGCGACGTCATCGAGTTCCGCTTCAACGTGAGCAAATAG
- a CDS encoding c-type cytochrome: MFLSLPKRRTWCRWFASAAAMMSIAAAAPFFDPTMPVYGSPLDGREAGVIPRGLLIRAGEDEWVIFDQDLLRPALWTRPGKGKPPIALVTMSQASWEKPTQKGGIVPPPADAGSVPLAPPLPGVGLKPEDLFKDPRPVYGTETGRGGLDASGRRLLGYQIAGKSGVLHYECGSVLVREWYESDRKGLRRHLAVGPGEELLFTVAAGEFEIQSAAASSAKLNLAVNHPGMKLEAREGILIARLAASKQERRVTLSYSDEKAVAAGNTPAVPTAGPARWAKASDAVIDDSTRSGPGWVIDRIGLPMNPSGRRVRPADLVFLGTDKAAVVTFEGDVWRLDLSASRVRWTRIAAGLSEPLSIEQVGGVVQVFTRNGLIRLRDANKDGETDFYENHSSLIHHTAGMRCYPLDMEVDEEGRTWCSTGGIVTGGKLLTNQASPNPHAGSIMMISADGKKLEIVGAHAREPFFGRDPVSGRIVMSEQQGNWVPSSGIYPVTPGSDFGYGSESPRRTLPVVWIPHDQDSSSASPMWVRGSAFKAWEGGLLNLSYGTGRLFMVRPAESGREGAVIPLGIDTGLPVLHARVHPGDGSIWLAGFRVYDSRAADLEGIARLRPSRESLEAPVDAHVVKEGVVISFDAELDPATVNPDAVRATEWQYKRSGGYGSPRLKRDGRNGNDPVASGATVLSKDRKQVFIHIPGLKATMQLEISHGFTIKGAKVTTASVYFTVSDPPAADWASLGFEVPKLDPSLAVVHGAVSADAKPSVEWGKDLSARYGCIACHSIDGAKEGHSGPTWKGLFGSQRRFTNGKSADANDAYLIESILEPGKAIVEGYSLGMGSYSGILNDAELQSILLYIRSLK; the protein is encoded by the coding sequence ATGTTCCTGTCTCTTCCGAAGCGCCGCACCTGGTGCCGCTGGTTCGCGAGCGCCGCGGCGATGATGTCGATCGCGGCTGCCGCGCCCTTCTTCGATCCCACCATGCCGGTGTATGGATCGCCTTTGGATGGACGCGAGGCGGGTGTGATTCCGCGCGGCCTGCTGATCCGGGCGGGGGAAGACGAGTGGGTCATCTTCGACCAAGACCTGCTGCGGCCCGCACTGTGGACACGGCCGGGAAAGGGGAAGCCGCCGATCGCGCTGGTGACGATGTCGCAGGCCTCCTGGGAGAAGCCGACGCAGAAAGGCGGCATCGTGCCTCCCCCCGCGGATGCGGGTTCGGTACCTCTCGCGCCGCCGCTGCCGGGTGTCGGCCTGAAGCCGGAGGATCTATTCAAGGATCCACGACCGGTTTACGGGACCGAAACGGGTCGCGGAGGATTGGACGCAAGTGGCCGTCGCCTTCTCGGCTATCAGATCGCGGGGAAGTCGGGAGTGCTGCACTACGAATGTGGATCTGTGCTAGTGCGCGAGTGGTATGAGTCGGACCGGAAAGGGCTACGCCGCCATCTCGCCGTGGGGCCGGGTGAGGAACTGCTCTTCACAGTCGCGGCAGGTGAGTTCGAGATTCAGTCTGCCGCAGCCAGCTCGGCGAAGCTGAATCTCGCGGTGAATCATCCCGGCATGAAGCTAGAGGCTCGCGAGGGTATACTCATCGCACGGCTTGCCGCCTCGAAGCAGGAGCGACGCGTCACGCTGAGCTACTCGGACGAGAAGGCCGTGGCGGCAGGTAATACTCCCGCGGTGCCCACGGCGGGCCCGGCGCGCTGGGCAAAGGCAAGCGACGCCGTGATCGATGATTCCACCAGAAGCGGTCCCGGCTGGGTGATCGACAGGATCGGCCTGCCGATGAATCCCTCCGGTCGCCGGGTGCGTCCCGCCGACCTGGTCTTCCTCGGCACGGACAAGGCGGCGGTGGTGACTTTCGAGGGTGATGTCTGGCGCTTGGATCTCTCCGCTAGCCGGGTGCGCTGGACCCGGATTGCCGCGGGTCTCTCGGAGCCCCTGTCGATCGAGCAGGTCGGCGGCGTGGTGCAGGTCTTCACCCGCAATGGCCTCATCCGCCTCCGTGATGCGAACAAGGACGGGGAGACGGATTTCTACGAGAACCATAGTAGCCTGATCCATCATACGGCGGGCATGCGCTGCTATCCGCTCGACATGGAGGTGGACGAGGAGGGCCGCACCTGGTGCTCCACCGGGGGGATCGTCACCGGCGGGAAGCTGCTCACGAACCAAGCCTCCCCGAATCCTCACGCAGGCTCGATCATGATGATCTCCGCGGACGGGAAAAAGCTGGAGATCGTGGGAGCCCATGCGCGGGAACCTTTCTTCGGCAGGGATCCGGTCAGCGGACGCATCGTGATGTCCGAGCAGCAGGGGAACTGGGTGCCCTCTTCCGGCATCTATCCGGTCACGCCGGGTTCGGACTTCGGCTATGGATCCGAGTCTCCGCGGCGGACCTTGCCGGTGGTCTGGATTCCCCATGACCAGGATAGCTCCTCGGCCTCGCCGATGTGGGTGCGCGGCAGCGCCTTCAAGGCGTGGGAAGGCGGCTTGCTGAATCTATCCTACGGGACGGGGCGGCTCTTCATGGTTCGTCCCGCGGAGAGCGGCAGGGAAGGCGCGGTGATTCCGCTCGGGATCGATACCGGGCTGCCGGTGCTGCACGCACGGGTGCACCCCGGCGATGGCTCGATCTGGCTGGCTGGCTTTCGCGTCTATGATTCGCGCGCTGCGGATCTCGAGGGCATCGCCCGTCTACGGCCTTCCCGCGAGTCCTTGGAGGCTCCGGTGGACGCTCATGTCGTGAAAGAAGGGGTGGTGATCTCCTTCGATGCGGAGCTCGATCCCGCAACGGTGAATCCCGATGCGGTGCGTGCCACGGAGTGGCAATACAAGCGCAGCGGTGGCTACGGTTCGCCGCGGCTCAAGCGCGACGGCAGGAACGGCAACGATCCCGTGGCAAGCGGTGCGACCGTGCTCTCGAAGGATCGCAAGCAGGTCTTCATCCATATCCCCGGCTTGAAGGCGACCATGCAATTGGAGATCTCCCATGGCTTCACGATCAAGGGCGCGAAGGTGACCACGGCCTCGGTGTATTTTACCGTGAGTGATCCGCCCGCCGCGGACTGGGCCTCTTTGGGCTTCGAGGTTCCCAAGCTCGATCCATCGCTCGCGGTGGTTCACGGCGCGGTATCCGCCGATGCGAAGCCGAGCGTGGAGTGGGGAAAAGATCTCTCCGCCCGCTACGGCTGCATTGCCTGCCATTCGATCGACGGTGCAAAGGAAGGGCATAGCGGGCCGACATGGAAAGGCCTCTTCGGTTCGCAACGGCGCTTCACGAACGGCAAAAGCGCGGATGCGAACGATGCCTATCTCATCGAGTCGATCCTCGAGCCGGGTAAGGCCATCGTGGAAGGCTACTCGCTCGGCATGGGCAGCTATTCCGGCATCTTGAACGATGCCGAGCTGCAGAGCATCCTGCTCTACATACGCTCGCTGAAATGA
- the ahcY gene encoding adenosylhomocysteinase, giving the protein MSTTFTDYKVRDIALAEFGRKEIEIAEHEMPGLMATRAKYGPEKPLKGVRIMGSLHMTIQTAVLIETLVELGAEVRWVSCNIFSTQDHAAAAIAAAGIPVFAWKGETLEEYWWCTWQAIVNPAGLGPELIVDDGGDATLLIHKGYEMENGSNWVDTPSGNHEVKVIKDLLKKIGAEQPGIFAKIVKDWKGVSEETTTGVHRLYQMAKEGTLLVPAINVNDSVTKSKFDNLYGCRESLVDGIKRATDVMISGKVGVVCGYGDVGKGCAQALRGQGAQVVVTEVDPICALQAAMEGFRVLTVEDTLGWGDIYVTTTGNFDIIRLEHMEKMKDQAIVCNIGHFDNEIQIDKLNDAKGVTRTNIKPQVDKYTFPTGNSIYMLAEGRLVNLGCATGHPSFVMSNSFTNQTLAQIDLWKNKDTYKAGEVKVLDKKLDEEVARLHLAKVGAKLTVLTQEQADYISVPVEGPYKADHYRY; this is encoded by the coding sequence ATGTCTACCACCTTCACTGATTACAAAGTCCGCGACATCGCTCTCGCCGAGTTCGGTCGCAAGGAAATCGAGATCGCCGAGCATGAGATGCCCGGCCTGATGGCGACCCGCGCCAAGTACGGTCCTGAGAAGCCGCTCAAGGGCGTCCGCATTATGGGCTCGCTGCACATGACCATCCAGACCGCCGTGCTCATCGAGACGCTGGTCGAGCTCGGTGCCGAAGTGCGCTGGGTGTCCTGCAATATTTTCTCGACGCAGGATCACGCTGCAGCAGCGATCGCTGCTGCCGGTATCCCGGTCTTCGCCTGGAAGGGCGAAACGCTGGAGGAATACTGGTGGTGCACCTGGCAAGCGATCGTGAACCCCGCCGGCCTCGGTCCGGAGCTGATTGTCGATGACGGTGGCGATGCCACGCTGCTCATCCACAAGGGCTACGAAATGGAGAACGGCTCGAACTGGGTCGATACTCCCTCCGGTAACCACGAGGTGAAGGTCATCAAAGACCTGCTCAAGAAGATCGGTGCGGAACAGCCCGGCATCTTCGCGAAGATCGTGAAGGACTGGAAGGGTGTCTCCGAGGAGACCACCACCGGTGTGCACCGCCTCTATCAGATGGCGAAGGAAGGCACCTTGCTCGTCCCGGCGATCAACGTGAACGACTCCGTGACCAAGTCGAAGTTCGACAACCTCTACGGCTGCCGCGAGTCGCTGGTCGACGGCATCAAGCGTGCCACCGACGTGATGATCTCCGGCAAGGTCGGCGTGGTCTGCGGCTACGGCGATGTGGGCAAGGGCTGCGCCCAAGCTCTCCGCGGCCAAGGTGCCCAGGTCGTCGTGACCGAAGTCGATCCGATCTGCGCGCTGCAAGCCGCGATGGAAGGCTTCCGCGTACTGACCGTTGAAGACACCCTCGGCTGGGGCGACATCTACGTCACCACCACCGGCAACTTCGACATCATCCGTCTGGAGCACATGGAGAAGATGAAGGACCAGGCGATCGTCTGTAACATCGGCCACTTCGACAACGAGATCCAGATCGACAAGCTCAACGATGCGAAGGGCGTGACCCGCACGAACATCAAGCCGCAGGTCGACAAGTACACCTTCCCGACCGGCAACAGCATCTACATGCTGGCCGAGGGGCGCCTGGTGAACCTCGGCTGCGCCACCGGCCACCCGAGCTTCGTGATGTCCAACAGCTTCACCAACCAGACGCTCGCGCAGATCGACCTCTGGAAGAACAAGGACACCTACAAGGCCGGCGAAGTGAAGGTCCTCGACAAGAAGCTCGACGAGGAAGTCGCCCGCCTCCACCTCGCCAAGGTGGGAGCCAAGCTGACCGTCCTCACCCAGGAGCAAGCCGACTACATCAGCGTCCCGGTCGAAGGTCCGTATAAGGCGGACCACTACCGCTACTGA
- a CDS encoding ArsR/SmtB family transcription factor produces the protein MASMLKSLKLLTDPTRLRILLLLDAEALSVADLQELLGMGQSRISTQLSQLKSGGLVRDERSGKHNFYRSEMSRDLCRLAQEAAKEVPETEKDAAALRHLQHKRRDKTRAYFDELAGRFGKDYVPGRSWKGLAEALLKVTNQGVVADLGAGEGTLAQMLARQADKVIAVDLSPKMVEFGRELASRHDLPNLEYRLGDIEEPPLEDASVDLAFLSQALHHAGSPPKALAETFRIVKPGGRVVVLDLLQHSFEEARELYADVWLGFGEGELAAMLEEAGFTQIETAVVDREPEPPNFQTLLAVARKPA, from the coding sequence ATGGCGTCAATGCTGAAATCCCTGAAGCTCCTGACCGATCCCACCCGGCTCCGGATCCTGCTCCTGCTGGATGCAGAAGCCTTGAGCGTGGCGGACCTGCAGGAACTCCTCGGCATGGGCCAGAGCCGCATCTCCACCCAGCTCTCCCAGCTCAAATCCGGCGGCCTCGTCCGCGATGAACGCAGCGGGAAGCACAACTTCTACCGCTCGGAAATGAGCCGCGACCTCTGCCGCCTCGCCCAAGAAGCGGCCAAGGAAGTCCCGGAAACCGAGAAGGACGCCGCCGCCCTGCGCCACCTCCAGCACAAGCGGCGCGACAAGACCCGCGCCTACTTCGACGAGCTCGCCGGCCGCTTCGGCAAGGATTACGTCCCCGGCCGCTCGTGGAAGGGCCTCGCCGAAGCCCTGCTGAAGGTCACCAACCAAGGCGTGGTTGCCGACCTCGGCGCAGGCGAGGGCACCCTCGCCCAGATGCTCGCCCGCCAGGCGGACAAGGTCATCGCCGTGGACCTCTCGCCGAAGATGGTGGAGTTCGGCCGCGAACTGGCCAGCCGCCACGACCTGCCCAACCTTGAATACCGCCTCGGCGATATCGAGGAGCCCCCGCTGGAGGACGCCAGCGTCGATCTCGCCTTCCTCAGCCAAGCCTTGCACCACGCTGGCAGCCCGCCCAAAGCGCTGGCCGAAACCTTCCGCATCGTGAAGCCCGGCGGCCGTGTCGTCGTCCTCGATCTCCTCCAGCATAGCTTCGAGGAAGCCCGCGAACTCTATGCGGATGTCTGGCTCGGCTTCGGCGAGGGCGAACTGGCCGCCATGCTGGAAGAAGCCGGCTTTACCCAGATCGAGACCGCCGTGGTCGATCGCGAGCCCGAGCCGCCGAATTTTCAGACCCTCCTCGCGGTCGCCAGAAAACCGGCCTGA
- a CDS encoding phosphodiester glycosidase family protein, whose amino-acid sequence MRLLLAMLALVLPAGAGDHRRIDLPIGPGGRATTIHCYVFNSDVETFRVIDQGGLTSQNSTNLGAACAAINATAGVNGSYFTPEGEPLGLMIAGGKSTGSPALAGVLTSGVLWSDGPRGAIARSKQFDLAHTKAKDLLQAGPFLIENGAAVKGLEAKRFARRTIVMTDGGKQWAIAYVPGATLAGLANVLAMPGAFPHFPLKTVLNLDGGGSSGLWIRKENDQLFYLREISKVRNFLVIVRRNQG is encoded by the coding sequence ATGCGATTGCTCCTCGCCATGCTGGCGCTCGTCCTCCCCGCAGGCGCAGGCGATCACCGCCGCATCGATCTGCCGATCGGCCCCGGCGGACGTGCCACCACCATCCACTGCTATGTCTTCAACTCGGACGTGGAGACCTTCCGCGTGATCGACCAAGGCGGCCTGACATCGCAGAACAGCACCAACCTCGGGGCCGCCTGCGCCGCCATCAACGCGACCGCCGGGGTCAATGGCAGCTATTTCACTCCGGAGGGTGAACCCCTTGGACTCATGATCGCCGGGGGCAAAAGCACGGGGTCACCCGCCCTCGCCGGCGTGCTGACCAGCGGCGTGCTCTGGTCGGATGGGCCAAGGGGCGCCATCGCCCGCAGCAAGCAGTTCGATCTCGCCCACACCAAGGCCAAGGATCTCCTCCAAGCCGGTCCCTTCCTGATCGAGAACGGCGCCGCCGTGAAAGGACTGGAGGCGAAAAGGTTCGCCCGCCGCACCATCGTCATGACGGATGGCGGCAAGCAATGGGCCATCGCCTATGTACCGGGGGCCACTCTGGCGGGCTTGGCCAATGTGCTGGCCATGCCCGGCGCATTTCCTCACTTCCCCTTGAAAACTGTCCTCAATCTCGACGGCGGCGGATCCAGCGGCCTCTGGATTCGGAAGGAGAACGACCAATTGTTTTACCTTCGTGAAATATCCAAGGTCCGCAATTTCCTAGTCATAGTTCGCAGGAATCAGGGCTGA
- the metK gene encoding methionine adenosyltransferase, producing the protein MSTYIFSSESVGEGHPDKVADTISDAILDALLAQDSKSRVACETFVKSNIVVVGGEITSKAKIDYEQVIRNAVRGIGYINGDDIFHADTLFINNYLTGQSPDIAQGVDAKKAKGKKTAEQGAGDQGIMFGYACNETPELMPAPVMYAHRLGRELTRIRKSGKVKWLRPDAKSQVSVEYVDGKPTRIVNVVISTQHAAGVEHAVIEKFCIDQVIKKVLPKNMLTKDTEYLINPTGNFVIGGPQGDSGLTGRKIIVDTYGGMGRHGGGAFSGKDPSKVDRSAAYMGRWVAKNIVAAGLAEKCEIQFAYAIGHPLPVSVHVDTFGTGTKPDADILKAVLKVFSFKPADIVKQLNLLRPIYGKSTNYGHFGKDDADLTWERTDKVAALKKAIK; encoded by the coding sequence ATGAGCACTTACATTTTCTCATCCGAGTCCGTCGGCGAAGGCCATCCGGACAAAGTGGCGGACACGATCTCCGATGCGATCCTCGACGCTCTCCTCGCGCAGGATTCGAAAAGCCGCGTCGCCTGCGAGACCTTCGTGAAGTCGAACATCGTGGTCGTCGGTGGCGAAATTACTTCGAAGGCGAAGATCGACTACGAGCAAGTCATCCGGAACGCCGTGCGCGGCATCGGCTACATCAACGGCGATGACATTTTCCACGCGGACACTCTTTTCATCAACAACTACCTGACCGGCCAGTCCCCGGACATCGCGCAGGGCGTGGATGCCAAGAAGGCGAAGGGCAAGAAGACCGCGGAGCAGGGTGCCGGCGACCAAGGCATCATGTTCGGCTACGCCTGCAACGAGACGCCGGAACTCATGCCGGCGCCGGTGATGTATGCGCACCGCTTGGGCCGCGAGCTCACTCGCATCCGCAAGAGCGGCAAGGTGAAGTGGCTGCGCCCGGACGCGAAGTCGCAGGTGTCCGTCGAGTATGTCGACGGTAAGCCGACCCGTATCGTGAACGTGGTGATCTCCACGCAGCACGCTGCCGGTGTGGAGCACGCCGTGATCGAGAAATTCTGCATCGACCAGGTGATCAAGAAGGTCCTGCCGAAGAACATGCTCACCAAGGATACCGAGTATCTGATCAACCCGACCGGTAACTTCGTGATCGGTGGACCTCAGGGCGACTCCGGCCTCACCGGCCGCAAGATCATCGTGGACACCTACGGTGGCATGGGCCGCCACGGTGGCGGTGCCTTCTCCGGCAAGGACCCGTCGAAGGTCGACCGCTCCGCCGCCTATATGGGCCGCTGGGTGGCGAAGAACATCGTCGCAGCCGGCCTTGCCGAGAAGTGCGAGATCCAGTTCGCCTACGCCATCGGCCACCCGCTTCCGGTGAGCGTGCACGTTGATACCTTTGGCACCGGCACCAAGCCCGACGCCGACATTCTCAAGGCTGTCCTGAAGGTCTTCTCCTTCAAGCCCGCCGACATCGTGAAGCAGCTCAACCTGCTCCGCCCGATCTACGGCAAGTCCACCAACTACGGCCACTTCGGCAAGGATGATGCCGATCTAACCTGGGAGCGCACCGACAAGGTCGCGGCGCTGAAGAAAGCCATCAAGTAA